From Hugenholtzia roseola DSM 9546, one genomic window encodes:
- a CDS encoding Calx-beta domain-containing protein, whose product MKKNLLIFLACFFALAWQQVWGQAIFENPITGTNPNTSNPYTTGQTVNANLTVSGIGRGSGISGTGATNRYNANGWESGSLATAIANNDYFEFTLTPNAGFQINFTSFVYTAQRSNTNIANFSFRSSLDGFASNIGSPTFSGTTIDLSAAQFQGITSAVTFRLYAWGTNNGTGTFSINDFTFNGTVTSAAPLDTEVRFSATSSSALENAGSFNIPVQISNPSASTATSVQVVLLSGDAARLNNYTTQTLTFPAGSSAVQNLTLSLTNDNACLGNENYLFELQNVSGGTNASAVNPTQHQFTLIEDENTATTLFWQGFEGGGTWNITAGAGNLSNNTGAADAFLPNARIRTGKGSWQVSNANASLVLENLNTTAYSDMQVEIFLSSTATNAANGADGTDEVRAFVALDGAAFSATPDIRLTGFNNGKWDYSQATATTSAGTPLVQNTNTTKYSKLVIQIPNGTTSLSLRIEAQNDNNDEIWNIDDISLRGSLCALPDVLNPTATAFCTDNLDLSWTLPADYDATTDEVLVFLKADAPILLGTNTQDYSGYTPNPNFTDASPLAATPYPFDNAAKLVYRGDGTNVNVFNLMENRFYYAQIFHVRNSNQYSYGLHQIAKTAANPAPINSLSAQAQNASASLTWLNPDACYDEIMAVVGVSGFSATPVGDGAGYTASATYGSGTAIGGGFVAFKSPTGNRLDLSGLSNGTTYCAKFFVRKGSTWSQEREVCFTPNTGKILYPGDMAIIGWDAQTSGADDEIHLVTLVELTPQTQFIWCNATFENGNAAFSRNIDWETNTSFGWDDIQVRQFTWNGASSIPAGTVISFESVGIGSGIANIRLNGVATAAFTVVGSGSGGANISTSNADQMFVMQGTFDIPNGSFQGNVLFGMSNDATWVNLNQNAGTSRTSRLHPHILCLNVAYGSNREVAFYNTTALHTGSQSELLANIVNTGNWTATGTTVAPTLQSTNFNVSAAASLGTWVGNGGTASRENWFECQNWEHRFVPDRRIDVSINNLTNDNADIDAASTAAREYDRIARCKNLTLSQNQVILDANGGNDLLRIYGNFNLSGAGLLNMSDGNNATEDGKIQLFGNWTNAVGKTAFAKGNGSVELIGANHQNFTTVAANAEEDFYRLILNKNPQAHLFLASQMRLQIDHELVLTQGVIFTDSLFWVVFDENAVAIGGSKQSFIHGEALKLTNSTDIFLMPLGKLIGTRGRYNPLEIEPQGAAAASFAGEYFPSAYSFLTPVENPPLDRVSHLEHWSLDRRSGTTPAKVTLHYTVEADGGYDMSGMVVARWEKTGAALAQGIWRDQGQDVGRTYGSVSEGYVTSAVFVNTFEPFATHSTFFTLGTFTDLNPLPVTWLSFEATLEAQGVWLEWKTAQELNADYFEIEKSLENEATSGERQEKEPTTTFQKIGSLKAKGSTNAIQKYRFLDPETHLGKVYYRLKQVDFDGTVHYSPIISVSQKQNDLIQLYSADKKVFLKSNLKEAQTLSLLFYDTKGSLLASYQVQVPAGSQLVSLPTLPKGLLLFQILPQKNLASPANLSGKVWID is encoded by the coding sequence ATGAAAAAAAACTTACTTATCTTTTTGGCTTGCTTTTTCGCACTTGCTTGGCAGCAGGTTTGGGGGCAAGCAATTTTTGAAAATCCTATCACAGGCACAAATCCGAATACAAGTAACCCCTACACCACAGGGCAGACCGTCAATGCAAATCTAACCGTTTCGGGAATCGGCAGAGGTTCGGGCATCAGTGGAACTGGGGCAACTAACCGATACAATGCAAACGGTTGGGAGAGTGGCTCTTTGGCTACCGCTATTGCAAATAACGACTATTTCGAATTTACCCTTACGCCTAATGCAGGTTTTCAAATCAATTTCACAAGTTTTGTATATACAGCGCAAAGAAGTAATACCAACATTGCTAATTTTAGTTTCCGTTCAAGTCTTGATGGATTTGCAAGCAATATAGGGAGTCCTACTTTTAGTGGCACAACGATTGACCTATCAGCGGCACAATTTCAAGGCATTACCTCAGCCGTAACCTTTCGCCTGTATGCTTGGGGTACAAACAACGGTACTGGCACTTTTAGCATCAACGATTTTACTTTCAATGGTACTGTAACTTCGGCAGCCCCTTTGGATACAGAAGTGCGTTTTTCGGCTACTTCGAGCAGTGCGCTCGAAAATGCAGGGAGTTTTAATATTCCTGTTCAGATAAGCAATCCAAGTGCCTCTACCGCAACCAGCGTGCAGGTGGTTTTATTGAGTGGTGATGCAGCGCGTTTGAACAACTACACAACCCAAACGCTCACCTTCCCCGCAGGCTCTTCTGCCGTTCAGAATCTGACCCTAAGCCTAACGAATGACAATGCCTGTTTGGGCAATGAAAACTACCTTTTCGAGCTACAAAATGTCAGCGGCGGCACAAATGCAAGCGCGGTAAATCCTACCCAACACCAATTTACGCTGATAGAAGACGAAAATACCGCAACAACGCTCTTTTGGCAGGGCTTTGAAGGGGGCGGCACTTGGAACATCACCGCAGGGGCAGGCAACCTTTCCAACAACACAGGGGCGGCAGATGCCTTCCTACCCAATGCGCGTATTCGCACAGGAAAAGGCTCTTGGCAGGTGAGCAATGCCAATGCGAGTTTGGTTTTAGAAAACCTCAACACAACCGCTTATAGCGATATGCAAGTGGAGATTTTCCTTTCCAGCACCGCCACCAACGCCGCCAATGGTGCAGACGGCACAGATGAAGTTCGCGCCTTTGTTGCCCTCGACGGAGCGGCTTTTTCGGCTACCCCTGATATTAGACTGACAGGCTTTAACAACGGCAAATGGGATTATAGCCAAGCCACAGCCACTACCAGCGCAGGCACGCCTTTGGTACAAAACACCAACACGACCAAATACTCGAAATTGGTTATCCAAATTCCAAATGGCACTACTTCGCTTAGTTTGCGCATAGAAGCCCAAAACGACAACAACGACGAAATTTGGAACATAGATGACATCAGCCTACGCGGAAGTCTTTGCGCCCTGCCCGACGTTTTAAACCCTACCGCTACCGCCTTTTGTACCGACAATCTCGACCTTAGCTGGACGCTCCCTGCCGACTATGATGCCACTACCGACGAAGTTTTGGTATTTTTAAAAGCCGACGCGCCAATTCTTTTGGGTACAAATACACAGGATTATAGCGGCTACACCCCAAACCCCAACTTTACAGATGCCTCGCCTTTGGCAGCTACGCCCTACCCTTTCGACAATGCCGCCAAACTTGTCTATCGCGGAGATGGTACAAATGTCAATGTTTTTAATTTGATGGAAAACCGTTTTTATTATGCTCAAATTTTTCATGTCCGAAATAGCAACCAATATTCCTACGGTCTGCATCAAATTGCAAAAACGGCTGCCAATCCTGCTCCCATCAATAGCCTTAGCGCACAAGCCCAAAATGCAAGCGCAAGCCTTACTTGGCTCAATCCCGATGCCTGCTATGATGAAATTATGGCAGTAGTGGGCGTGAGCGGATTTAGCGCAACGCCCGTAGGTGATGGTGCAGGCTATACTGCCTCCGCCACTTATGGCAGCGGAACGGCAATCGGAGGCGGCTTTGTAGCCTTCAAATCGCCGACAGGAAACCGTTTAGACCTAAGCGGACTTAGCAATGGCACTACCTACTGCGCTAAGTTTTTTGTTCGAAAAGGCAGCACTTGGTCGCAAGAAAGGGAAGTTTGCTTTACACCCAACACAGGCAAAATTTTGTACCCCGGCGATATGGCTATTATCGGTTGGGACGCGCAAACATCAGGCGCAGACGACGAAATTCATTTGGTTACTTTGGTAGAACTCACGCCACAGACGCAATTTATTTGGTGCAATGCCACTTTTGAAAATGGAAACGCCGCCTTTTCGCGCAATATAGACTGGGAAACCAATACTTCTTTCGGTTGGGACGACATTCAAGTCCGTCAATTTACGTGGAATGGCGCAAGTAGCATACCCGCAGGAACGGTGATTTCTTTCGAATCGGTAGGCATCGGTTCAGGGATTGCCAATATTAGGCTCAATGGCGTGGCTACGGCTGCTTTTACTGTGGTAGGAAGTGGCAGCGGTGGCGCAAATATCAGCACCAGCAACGCAGACCAAATGTTTGTCATGCAAGGCACTTTCGACATTCCAAATGGTAGCTTTCAGGGTAATGTTCTTTTTGGCATGAGCAATGACGCTACTTGGGTCAATTTAAACCAAAACGCAGGCACTTCGCGCACTTCGCGCCTACACCCGCATATTCTTTGTTTGAATGTGGCTTATGGTAGCAATAGAGAAGTCGCCTTTTACAATACCACCGCCCTGCATACAGGCTCGCAATCAGAACTTTTGGCAAATATCGTCAATACAGGCAATTGGACAGCCACAGGCACTACCGTTGCGCCTACCTTGCAAAGCACAAATTTCAACGTAAGTGCAGCCGCCTCGCTTGGCACTTGGGTAGGAAATGGAGGAACAGCCTCGCGCGAAAACTGGTTTGAGTGTCAAAATTGGGAACATCGTTTTGTACCCGACCGAAGAATAGATGTAAGCATAAACAATCTGACCAACGACAACGCCGACATCGACGCTGCCTCTACTGCTGCACGCGAGTACGACCGCATCGCACGTTGTAAAAATCTGACCCTAAGCCAAAATCAGGTGATTTTAGATGCCAACGGCGGCAATGATTTGCTCCGCATCTATGGCAATTTCAACCTTTCAGGCGCAGGGCTGCTCAATATGAGCGACGGCAACAACGCCACCGAAGACGGCAAAATCCAACTCTTTGGAAATTGGACAAATGCAGTAGGAAAAACCGCCTTCGCAAAAGGAAACGGCAGCGTGGAGCTTATTGGGGCAAATCATCAAAACTTTACCACCGTTGCGGCTAACGCCGAAGAGGATTTTTATCGCCTTATTCTAAACAAAAACCCCCAAGCGCATCTCTTTTTGGCTTCCCAAATGCGCCTACAAATAGACCATGAGCTGGTTCTCACGCAGGGCGTTATCTTTACGGATAGCCTTTTTTGGGTTGTCTTTGATGAAAATGCCGTAGCCATCGGCGGTAGCAAACAAAGTTTTATCCATGGCGAGGCTCTTAAATTGACCAATAGCACCGATATTTTTCTGATGCCTTTGGGCAAGCTCATAGGCACAAGAGGGCGATACAATCCGCTCGAAATCGAGCCGCAAGGGGCAGCCGCCGCCAGTTTTGCAGGCGAATATTTCCCAAGTGCTTACTCTTTTCTTACGCCTGTGGAAAATCCGCCCCTCGACCGCGTTAGCCACTTAGAACATTGGTCTTTGGATAGACGTAGCGGCACAACGCCTGCCAAAGTTACGCTGCACTATACCGTAGAAGCCGATGGAGGCTATGATATGAGCGGCATGGTTGTGGCGCGTTGGGAAAAAACAGGGGCTGCCTTAGCGCAGGGCATTTGGCGCGACCAAGGGCAAGATGTAGGGCGCACCTATGGCTCTGTGTCGGAAGGTTATGTTACAAGTGCCGTTTTTGTCAATACCTTCGAGCCTTTTGCTACGCATAGCACGTTCTTTACCTTAGGCACTTTCACCGACCTCAATCCGCTGCCCGTAACGTGGCTTTCTTTCGAGGCGACACTCGAAGCGCAGGGCGTTTGGTTGGAATGGAAAACCGCACAAGAACTAAATGCCGACTATTTTGAAATAGAGAAAAGCCTTGAAAATGAAGCGACAAGCGGCGAAAGGCAGGAAAAAGAGCCAACAACTACTTTCCAAAAAATAGGCAGCCTCAAAGCAAAAGGCAGCACCAACGCCATTCAAAAGTATCGCTTTTTAGACCCCGAAACGCATTTGGGCAAGGTCTATTATCGCCTCAAACAAGTTGATTTTGATGGCACTGTGCATTATTCGCCTATCATATCTGTTAGCCAAAAGCAAAACGATTTGATACAACTTTATAGTGCAGATAAAAAAGTATTCCTAAAATCAAACTTAAAGGAAGCACAGACCCTATCCCTTCTTTTTTACGATACAAAGGGTAGTCTGCTTGCTTCCTATCAGGTGCAAGTACCCGCAGGAAGTCAGCTTGTATCGCTCCCAACATTGCCCAAAGGTTTGCTTCTTTTCCAAATTTTGCCACAAAAAAACCTCGCCTCGCCTGCCAATCTAAGCGGCAAAGTTTGGATTGACTAA
- the folK gene encoding 2-amino-4-hydroxy-6-hydroxymethyldihydropteridine diphosphokinase, protein MTAKTRVYLLLGSNLGDKRQNLEAARFFLQKEVGFLEAQSAIYETAPWGLEEQPLFYNQLLVLQTELSPQNLLESVLKIEAKIGRERVRKWDRRTIDIDILYFGSHVISEPNLQIPHPLLHQRRFALVPMVALAPDFQHPIFRVSQQELLALCTDKLPLRPILEIIEDL, encoded by the coding sequence ATGACTGCAAAAACACGTGTTTATTTGCTCTTAGGGAGCAATTTGGGTGATAAACGCCAAAATTTGGAAGCGGCACGCTTTTTCTTGCAAAAGGAAGTAGGCTTTTTAGAAGCCCAATCTGCCATTTACGAAACCGCACCTTGGGGATTAGAAGAACAGCCCCTTTTTTACAATCAACTTTTAGTATTACAAACCGAACTAAGTCCGCAAAACCTGCTCGAAAGCGTGTTGAAAATAGAGGCAAAAATTGGCAGAGAGCGCGTCCGAAAATGGGATAGGCGCACCATCGACATCGACATTCTCTATTTCGGTAGCCATGTAATATCCGAGCCAAATTTGCAAATTCCGCACCCCTTACTGCACCAAAGACGCTTTGCTTTAGTCCCTATGGTGGCGTTAGCTCCTGATTTTCAGCACCCTATCTTTCGCGTTAGCCAGCAAGAGCTTCTTGCCCTTTGCACCGACAAACTTCCGCTGCGCCCTATCTTGGAAATCATAGAAGACCTATAA